GAGAAAATGCTAGATTTGCGAGAAAAAGGCATTTTGACAGAAGAAGAATTTCAAGATGCCAAAATGAGAGTTTTAAAATAAGAGATCATCCTTCTTTTGAGACTTATTTTTCTTTCATTCTTTCCTTTTTCCCTTCTTTTGTGAAATACAGGGGAGCGATGAAGCTTTTAAGAAGTCTCATCCCATTTTCTGAAATTTCTAGGATAAGATGAAATGCCGTCACCGTCTGCTTGTGAAGAATTATCTGCACCTTTTGAAAAGGAAGCGGGAGCAGCCGTTGCCGTGCGTCCTATTCTTGGGGTGCGTCAGCTCATTACTCTTGGCGTTGGGGCAACTTTAGGCGCAGGACTCTTTTCTATTACGGGGATTGCCGCCGGGCAGTGTAGTGGGGCGGCTGTTTCGCTTTCTTTTATTTTTGCAGCTTTTGCCTGTTCCTTGATTGGACTTTGCTACGCTGAACTGGCCTCAATGTTTCCAAACGCATCTGGCTCTGCTTATGCCTATGCCTCCGAAGGGTTGGGAAAATTTGTTGCTTGGGTTCTCGTCTGGTGCCTGGTTGCAAGCTATCTTTGCTGTATTGCAACAGTAGCCTCAAGCTGGAGCAGTTATTTAGCCTCTCTTTTGGGGGAGTGGGGGATTAACCTTGATCTTCGTTTTTGGAAATCAACTGGCACGCTCATTCCCCTTGCAGATGGACATTCGGTCCGTGCTTTTGGAAATTTTCCGGCGATGATCGGTATGTTTCTGGTCAGTTTTTTGCTGTTGCGTGGCTCTCAGGAATCCGCTTGGATTAACAGTTTGATTGTTAGTTTAAAGGTTGGAATTATTGCGATTGTTGTGATCTGCTGTTTTAAAGGCATTCAACCTGCAAATTATCATCCTTTTATTCCTGAAAATACAGGAAATTTTGGTGATTTCGGTTGGAGTGGCGTTGCCCGTGGCGCTGTTTTGGTTTTCTTTTCTTTTATCGGTTTTGATATTGTTGCGTCTGCTGCGAGAGAAACAAAAAATCCGCAACGAACTTTGCCGATCGCCATTTTAGGCACTTTATTTGCAATTACCTTCATTTCTGTTGTCTTCTCGATCGCTTTACTGGGGGTCGTCAATTATCAACTTCTTTCCCATGATGCCAGTCCTGTCGGAACGGCAATGAATCTTCTTCATCTGCCATTGATCGGCGCTGTGGTAAAAATTGGTGTGTTAATTGGATTTATTGCAGGGCTGTATGGGTTGCTTTACGGGCAGATCAGAGTTGTTCAGCATGTTGCCGAAGATGGTTTAATTCCTCAGATTTTTGCAAAATTAAATCCCAAGCACGTACCTGCACCTGCACTTTTATTTTTAACAATATTAATTACGATTTTAGCTGTTTCCCTGCCGGTGCCTTTTTTGGGAAGCATGACTTCGGTTGGGATTATTTTAGCCTTTTTACTTGTCTGTGCTTCTGTGATTGCTTTGAGAATTAAAAGACCGGATGCAGAACGTCCCTTTAAAGTTTTTGCTGGAACATATCTTGTACCGGGAAGTGCTATTTTGGTTTGTTTTGGTGGTCTTATGACTGTTGCACCGACCTGCTGGCTTTATCTCAGTATATGGATTTTTCTCGGGATCATGGTCTATGTTTTTTATGGTCGGAAACAGTTACCACACTGATTTTTTTTGAGCAGTGAGGCAAAAAACGATCATTTGAACATAGAGCAAAGAGATTTTACCCTTTCTGCAATGGGTTGGGATTTGTGCTATTCTTTGTAAATCTATTGGGACGGTTATTCTCGTATAGGAGCCGTTACGAACCACATTAAATTTATCAGAGAAATTGGAAACAAGCATGACACAGAAATTCGATAAACCCATTGTGAATGCGAATCATTATGCAAAACCACGTGGTCGTATTTATGATTCTGCCGTTGAAACCATTGGGGGAACCCCTTTGGTGGCCGTGCCAAACTTACAAAAAAAAGAATCTCTCAAGGCCAGACTTCTTCTTAAATTAGAATTTTTTAACCCAATGGCCTCCGTTAAAGATCGTCTTGCAAAAGCCATGATTGAAGATGCTGAGGCAAGAGGCCTTATTTCACCAGAGAAAACCCATATTATTGAGCCAACTTCGGGCAATACAGGGCTTGGATTAGCGTTAGTTGCCGCTTCCAAAGGCTATCACATTACTTTAGTGATGCCGGAAAGTGCTTCTGTTGAGCGCCGAGCCATGATGGGCCATCTTGGGGCAGAGCTTGTACTGACGCCAGCCGCTGAAGGGATGTCTGGGGCAATTAAAAAGGCTGAGTCTTTAGCTGAAAAAGACAAAAATGCTTGGATTCCAGGGCAGTTTGTCAATCCAGTGAATCCTTTAGTGCATGTCGAAACGACAGGGAATGAACTCTGGGTAGATACAGAGGGTAAGTTGGATGCCGTCGTTGCCGGCATTGGAACAGGCGGTACGATCAGCGGAATTGCGAAAATTTTGCATCAGCATAATCCAGAAATTAAAGTTTTTGGCGTTGAGCCACAGGAAAGCCATGTTTTAACGGGTGGAGAGCCGGGGCCACATGGTATTCAGGGGATCGGTGCCGGTTTTAAACCTGAGATTTTGGATCTGCCGGCGATAGAAAAAGTTATTCCTGTCAAAACAGAAGATGCACTCAAAACAGCACGTTTGATTGCACGTACAGAGGGAATTGCCTCTGGTATTTCCGGCGGTGCGTCAGTTGCTGTAGCCATTGAATTGGCAAAACAGCCTGAATTTGAAGGAAAAACCATTGCCGTGATTATTCCTGATTTTGCAGGCCGTTATCTTTCAACAGCTTTGTTTGAACAAAAATCTTAAAAGAGTATGTTTTTAGCCCTCTGCTTTTTGCGGAGGGCTTAAACGAATAACACGGGCAGGGTTGCCAACAGCTGTTGCGTAATCGGGAATATTATTAAGAACGACAGAGGCAGCGCCAATTTTCGCATAGCGTCCAATCGTAATCCGTCCCAAGAGGATCGCTCCGGACCCAACCATTGCGCCCTCTTTGAGAATAGGGTGGCGCTCACCGATTTCCCGGCCTGTGCCGCCAATCGTGATATTGTGGAAAAGAGAGACATTATCTTCGATAATGGCGGTTTCCCCAATAACAACCCCCGTACCATGGTCAATGGTAATGGCTTTGCCGAGGCGTGCCGCAGGATGGATGTCGATTGAAAAACATTCATTCATGCGAGACTGGAATTGATAGGCAAGCGGTGTACGTTTTTGAAGCCAAAGCTGATGCGCAATGCGATAGGCCTGAAGGGCTTGCCATCCTTTAAAAAAGAGAAAGGCGGTCGGTAGATTAGGACAGGCTGGGTCTCTTTCCTGCACGGCCATAAGATCAATGGCTGCAGTATAAGAAAGCTCTGGATCTTCTTTCAAAATATTTTCAATCAGGGGCAGCATATCTTCGGCAGGCACCATACGGTCTGCCAGTTTTTCCGTTAAGAGAGATGCCAAAGCAGAAGGAAAATCTGCTAAGTGGCAAATACTAACAGAAAAAAGCTTTTTAATGAGCGGATCGGTGCAGGCACAGGATTGCGCCTTCATATCGTCCCAGAATGTTTTTAAAAAAGAGGAATGATCAGACATTTTCACATACGCAGCCTAAAAAAGATTGTCCTTATCTATAAAGCAGACAGAGACTTCTTCAAGTCAAAGAAGCACAAGCTTGGTGATATTGTGTCGGAATAGAGACTTTTTTGTATTTTTATCTCTATTTTTAAAACAAACAGCCAAATTTTTAACATTCAACCGAGAAAATACTACCATTAAGTCCGTCAGCGGCAGGGCTGGAAAGAAAACTCAATGTTTTTGCAAT
The sequence above is drawn from the Acetobacteraceae bacterium genome and encodes:
- a CDS encoding amino acid permease is translated as MPSPSACEELSAPFEKEAGAAVAVRPILGVRQLITLGVGATLGAGLFSITGIAAGQCSGAAVSLSFIFAAFACSLIGLCYAELASMFPNASGSAYAYASEGLGKFVAWVLVWCLVASYLCCIATVASSWSSYLASLLGEWGINLDLRFWKSTGTLIPLADGHSVRAFGNFPAMIGMFLVSFLLLRGSQESAWINSLIVSLKVGIIAIVVICCFKGIQPANYHPFIPENTGNFGDFGWSGVARGAVLVFFSFIGFDIVASAARETKNPQRTLPIAILGTLFAITFISVVFSIALLGVVNYQLLSHDASPVGTAMNLLHLPLIGAVVKIGVLIGFIAGLYGLLYGQIRVVQHVAEDGLIPQIFAKLNPKHVPAPALLFLTILITILAVSLPVPFLGSMTSVGIILAFLLVCASVIALRIKRPDAERPFKVFAGTYLVPGSAILVCFGGLMTVAPTCWLYLSIWIFLGIMVYVFYGRKQLPH
- the cysK gene encoding cysteine synthase A, which encodes MTQKFDKPIVNANHYAKPRGRIYDSAVETIGGTPLVAVPNLQKKESLKARLLLKLEFFNPMASVKDRLAKAMIEDAEARGLISPEKTHIIEPTSGNTGLGLALVAASKGYHITLVMPESASVERRAMMGHLGAELVLTPAAEGMSGAIKKAESLAEKDKNAWIPGQFVNPVNPLVHVETTGNELWVDTEGKLDAVVAGIGTGGTISGIAKILHQHNPEIKVFGVEPQESHVLTGGEPGPHGIQGIGAGFKPEILDLPAIEKVIPVKTEDALKTARLIARTEGIASGISGGASVAVAIELAKQPEFEGKTIAVIIPDFAGRYLSTALFEQKS
- the cysE gene encoding serine O-acetyltransferase (catalyzes the O-acetylation of serine), whose translation is MSDHSSFLKTFWDDMKAQSCACTDPLIKKLFSVSICHLADFPSALASLLTEKLADRMVPAEDMLPLIENILKEDPELSYTAAIDLMAVQERDPACPNLPTAFLFFKGWQALQAYRIAHQLWLQKRTPLAYQFQSRMNECFSIDIHPAARLGKAITIDHGTGVVIGETAIIEDNVSLFHNITIGGTGREIGERHPILKEGAMVGSGAILLGRITIGRYAKIGAASVVLNNIPDYATAVGNPARVIRLSPPQKAEG